The Chloroflexota bacterium DNA window ATGGCTAGCCGGTAACCCACACCTCTTTCGTTGACCAGATATTTGGGGTTGTCGGGGTCCTGCTCGATTTTCTTGCGCAAATAGCGAACATACAGCTTGATGTAGTCCATTTCATTGACATAGGCAGGCCCCCAGACATGGAACAGCAGCTCCCTGTTAGTTACCACCGTATTCTGTTTGCGCATGAGATATATGAGCAACTTGAACTCTGTAGGAGAAAGCGTCACCCTCCTGCCTTTGACCGACACGTGGTGTTTCCTAAGATCAGCTTCCAGCCCGTCGCATCTGATAACCGACGCCTCCTTCCCCTGGCCATTCTTGCTGCGTCGAAGAACAGCCCTCACCCTGGACAGAAGCTCCTTGTGCTCAAATGGCTTGCTAACATAGTCATCCGCCCCCAGCTCAAAGCCCCGCAGGATGTCGGTGCTGCTGTTCCTGCCACTGACGATGATAATTGGAATCTCAGATGCCTCGCGGATGCGGCGGCAGGCCTCCCACCCATCTAGACCGGGCAGCATGATATCCAGAAGAACTAAGACCGGACGGGAATTGTAGAGACGCCGTA harbors:
- a CDS encoding response regulator transcription factor — translated: MLEIGSGGQILVIEDDTESRTLLEDVLGAAGYEPLPASNTLEGLRRLYNSRPVLVLLDIMLPGLDGWEACRRIREASEIPIIIVSGRNSSTDILRGFELGADDYVSKPFEHKELLSRVRAVLRRSKNGQGKEASVIRCDGLEADLRKHHVSVKGRRVTLSPTEFKLLIYLMRKQNTVVTNRELLFHVWGPAYVNEMDYIKLYVRYLRKKIEQDPDNPKYLVNERGVGYRLAIES